In a genomic window of Myotis daubentonii chromosome X, mMyoDau2.1, whole genome shotgun sequence:
- the LOC132224040 gene encoding GTPase RhebL1-like: MPLVRYRKVVILGYCSVGKTSLAHQFVEGEILEGYDPTVDNTYSKIVTLGKDEFHLHLVDTAEQDEYSILPYSFIIGVHGYVLVYSVTSLHSFHVIENLYQKLHEGHGKTRLPVVLVGNKADLSPDREVQAIEGKKSAESWGATFMESSARENQLTQGIFTKVIQEIAHVENSYGQECRCSLM, from the coding sequence GCCGCTAGTCCGCTATAGGAAGGTGGTAATCCTCGGGTACTGCTCTGTAGGGAAGACATCTTTGGCACATCAATTTGTGGAGGGCGAGATCTTGGAAGGCTATGATCCTACAGTGGATAATACTTACAGCAAGATAGTGACTCTTGGCAAAGACGAGTTTCACCTACACCTGGTGGACACAGCAGAGCAGGATGAGTACAGCATTCTGCCCTATTCATTCATCATTGGGGTCCATGGTTATGTGCTTGTGTATTCTGTCACCTCTCTGCATAGCTTCCACGTCATTGAGAATCTGTACCAAAAGCTACATGAAGGCCATGGGAAAACTCGGCTGCCGGTGGTGCTAGTGGGGAACAAGGCAGATCTCTCTCCAGACAGGGAGGTCCAGGCAATTGAAGGGAAGAAGTCGGCAGAGTCATGGGGTGCGACATTCATGGAGTCATCTGCTCGAGAGAATCAGCTGACTCAAGGCATCTTCACCAAAGTCATCCAGGAGATTGCCCATGTGGAGAATTCCTACGGGCAAGAGTGCCGCTGCAGTCTCATGTGA